The nucleotide sequence ACAGGGGGTCTCCAGATTAGAGGGGTGTCTCAGTAGGCCACGCAGAGGAAAGGTTGAGAGCCCCTGGTAGCCATAGAAACGGATCCTGATTGGTAGGTAATAGTGCACCTCTATAGCTCTGATAGGATTAGCAACTTTCTTTGAATTCAGCTAATCAATGCTGATGTTAATGTATCAGGTTAATCTCAATCAATACTCATGTTAATTCAATTCATGCAAATTCATCAACGAAAGTCAACTGATTGTGATACGTAAACGGTTGCTCAATGTAGAGGCTTCAGAACTTTATTGAAAATAAATCAGCAAAATCAAAGTGGTTACAGTTCATGAAATAAACGTTTCAATAAAATAAGAAAATCACTTTCAAATTGGAGCTGCAGTCATTTAGCCGAAAAGGTGCTAAAAGTGCAGGGTTGATCATTAGAAGATTTCCTATGTGAAATCTATGGAATACATACGCAATCAACGATATGCTACACACAATGGTCCACTTCCTACACTGGAACAGAGTATATGCAATATAGAAAAACCTATTACACCAAGGAAACATTAAGCCGCTGCTCTGCACAGTTTACCCTCAACACACCGACCAAGACAGTATTATAAGAAGGTTGCAGAATCTAGAAAAAAACATTGATTTGGCACATTTTCACCATCTTAATAACAGTTGAAATATAGATTTTCTTTGgtttgtgtgcatgtatgtaCGTTCAGAACACAAGGCAATGTTTTACTGCAATGTACTGCACTTCTGGCACTCGCAGCTGGTAACACGTGCATACAGGTGTGGCATAACGGAGCCCCCAGTACAGGTCAGATTCATTGACTTCCTCTCATAACTCCTCACTCTGCAACACTCACACTTCTGTTCCAGTTGGAGAACACTGCGAGCAACAATCCACCTGAGgtttagagagagggaggagaagagaagaggaccgGACATTCACATTGTCGTTGTGTCACACACTCGTATCCAGAGCAACGTACAGTAAGTGCATTAATCATCTCTGGCCAGTCTTACCTTGTCTCTGTCCCACACTGGCCTTGACACATGGGCAGCTGTAGTGTTGCTGTGCAGTTGTCTACAGTGATGTTCACACTAGACACCCTGGTAGCACAGGTCTGGTTACCTGGGGTAGGGACAACGGCAGTGTGTGAGTGGGGAAAATGCATCAACCTCATCGTCACCACAGTTCTTTCTCTGAACTAAAGTGCTCTATGTTGAAAACTTTAACAATTGTTTTAACAGAGTACTGACAAACAAAATACTAAAATatagttttttttgtgtgaaCTGACCCTTTAATACAGTTCAGAGTTACATTGTACATAATCATACGTTGGAGCTATAAGCAATAGATACAAAGACTAGGAAACGTTATATTGTTGCTGATTTTCTAGTCTCTCCTTGCAGTGGAAATGTCCACAGTGAATAAGTGAACCACCTCAGTTCAACCACTAGATGTCcggccctccctctcttcatggtCAGTGTGACCAGACATGAACAAATACCTACAACACAGACTGGGGATAAGAGTTAGCTTACATGTGTAGCAGCAATGTTGTTCGTCCCATACTCTGTCCTCCTAGAAACAAAACAGTCGCATTGAAAAGTTCTATAGTTCCATACGTtgtgagaagaagaaaaaaaagatgtcttcataaatacatttgaaagaGCAGCGGGTACCTCTGAGCAGTTCTGATGGGGACACACCCTTCTCACTGTCTGAGTGCCTTCTCTGGTACAGCTATAGGACTCACAAGGCAGGGCAagatctgtccatctgtctcccacCTAACCAAACAGGCACACAGACATCAGATAAGAAGAGATGCCAATGTGTGCAAaggtattgtgtgtgtttgtgtgtgtttgtgtgtgtgtgtgtgtgtgtgtgtgtgtgtgtgtgtgtgtgtgtgtgtgtgtgtgtgtgtgtgtgtgtgtgtgtgtgtgtgtgtgtgtgtgtgtgtgtgtgtgtgtgtgtgtgtgtgtgtgtgtgtgtgtgttacaccccccccccctaaacatCTGGATGCTTACTTTGTAGGTCCTTCCATTATAGTTACACGTCTTCTCAACTGCAAAGGAAAGTGAGGTCATGTGAGCACTAGGAAGGTGAGTGCATTTAGAAACGCCCTGTCCATGCATCGTTATTATTATTCCGTATCAGATCCATCATCTTACCACAAGTCTGTTTGCCACAGCAGCCGGTGACCAGGACTGAGTTCTGACTGCAGAGAGGTggcgggggaggggaggggttaggTTGACACTCCTCGGTCTTGGTTTGGTTACTACACGTACACACCTGGCAGTTGGACTGCCATGTCTCCCCAAGCTGTAAAACAGAAGAACATTCATACTAAAAAGTACCAGTATATCAGCCCCTGTAACAGAGCTGTAAATCATGGAGCCATGAAAGCACATGGACTTCTCACCTGCTTGTGTTCTCCCAGTGGACCCTTGCAGTCTGGAAGACATAACGAAGAGGTTGAACTTCTAACACATAAAGCATCAGTATAGTATGCacggttggggtcaattccaatcGAATTGTTATTCACTCATGAAGCGGAGAATTTATGTTGAATTCAAATCGAAGGTCAACAATCTGTTACACTGTTTGGACTGTTTGAATTGAAAAGCATAACATTTATGGAAGTGAATTGTAAAACAATATTTGTACATTTCCCAGTAAATTACATGAATGCACAAAGTATGACAAAATGAATGCAGGATTTGTTTTAAATTCATTTCAATTTGTATTTCTATATTACCAGTATAGCTAGGCTGTCTAAAGTGACGTGATCAGTCTGAAAGCCAGAAGTAATTGAATTCGAATGTGGAATTGTTGGGGATAATATTGAATTGGGAATTGAATTCATGCAATTTAACTTACAATGGAATTGAGAGGGATTAAAGTATCTCTGAATTTAAAGTGACCCGGAATTAGAATTGAATTAAATGGAATTTACAGGGAGAGGGAATTGAATTACAATTCAATTTGTGAAATGAACCCCAACCCTGATAGTATGTAGAAATTGCACACCTGGAGGTCATTGCAGTCAATGTGTTCAGGCCAAATCCTGATTTGGGATGCTCATAGCatagcgtttcccaaactcagtcctcgggACACCAAGAGGtgcacttttttatttatttattttttaccccaaACActatcaaagcttgatgattagttgattatttgaatcaactgtgtagtgctaaggcaaaacccaaaatgtgcaccccttggggtcccgaggaccgagtttgggaaaccctgtctTAGCATAACTCAGATGATCACAAGCTCAACTTCAACCTATACAAGTGGATTTCTCAAGCTTGGATTTGGCCCTAGGCTCAAGAGAGAATCCAAACTCCACTCACAGGGACACTCCGACACACAGATCGTCTTGTGCTCCTCAGCTCTGAACTGTCCTCTgagacagaaacatccagccttaaCTTCCTCCTGTACTCTCCCTTGAACACGGACTCTGCAGAAAGAACGTGGAACACAGAAGACTCTTGAACTTTTCAGACactttttaaaaatacatttagacACGTAAAATGTCCTCTGTTAAATAGTTAGGACACAGGGAGGTGGATTCACTTACCCTCCGTGACAGTAGTCATCCAATTGACCTTGGCACTCTCTGTACGCCATCCCTGTTGGGCACCCAATAGCTGAAAAAAAGAAAATTAATTAGTGAAatgttctttctctcttcttgtctTTGTGTCTTAATGAATTTCCCCAGCATCAGTACACCATGATggatgattaaaaaaaaaaaaaaaaaaaataataaaaaaatatatatatatatatatatatatatatatatatatatatatatatatatatatatacatacatacatttctttttttttttttaaatcaacgcCTCAGCTGATTTTCCAAGCACCAATACACATTTCAGGAAGTTTTAgaaacttaaaaaaaaaagttaaattaCCACAGGTCCCGTTGGTGAGTTGTCTCCAGTTCACACAGATTCCTGCTTTCTTACACtcctcagcagcctgctccagaGGAGAACAAGCAGTGTCGTTCCTACCACATGAATCAAACCTACAGTTCTTCTCAAGCTGGCTCAGATCCACCCGTCTACTGCAATCTGCAAAAACTCTGTAATGACACATACCAACAGACTGATCAACATACAGGAAAACCAATAGTTTTACAACACAACAAAATCAGTTTGTATGTTGCATGGTTTTGTctcagtataatgtataatgCTGTCGCAGCAACATTGAATGAAACGCCTCAGATTTTTGACCATTTGGGAGATCATCGTGTGAAATAAATCATATTGAATTGAATCGTCCTACGGGTGATGGAGAAGGTCACAGAGGGGGCTGCCAGGACAGCTGgtagtattgtttgtagattggcAAGGGATGTCCCTGGGAGCAGCGCTACACTCAGGCTTCAGAGGGTCCTCATAGATCCAGTCATAGGCGGTCTTATCACAGCAGCTGTCAGCTTCAGTCTCCCCACTTCTACGCACACAAGAGCTCCCACCGCACACACCTGCCAATGGCCAAAGATGTAAACGTAAGCTTGGTAACGAACCCATACATACACGAATGCACGCATGCATGCAGGCAGGCATACACGCACCACACACTTCCTTGTCTAATACAAACCGCATTGTCCTTGGGTGTTATTCAGGAAATGCTCCATGGCCAAGGTGACCGTCACAGTGTTGGATGGTGTGAGAGAGATATGTGAGCGTATCTCAGGGATGTATACAGACACCATATAGCCTGTCGTCTCAAACCTGATACCATTCTCCTCATAGGGAGGCTCAACGTTCTTCTGGTTCAGAGTAGACTAGGACAGAGAGGAGCAGAATGGTTTGAGTGAGTGAGATCTCAGAAAGATCACTATCAAGGCTATATATTCAAGAGTCAATCAATCAAAATGTGGTGACTACTGGAATGAATTGACAAATCATTTAATGAATGGAAGGACGGATGAATGAATCCttaaaccaatcaatcaataaatcaagtTGAAGACCGGCAGTACCTTCACCCTGTACTCATCCGGTACGATGCTGACAGTGGCCGTGTTGTTCCGGTACTGCAGGATAATGCCTTTGGCACAGGAGCCGTCCAACTCGGGAATACAGAAGTAGTTGTCCACGCTAACAGTCAGATGGTGACGCAGCGTTTTCTCCTTGACCAGGATGTATGTACAATTATCCAGGAAGTCAAAGGTCACACCCTGGAAGGAGATGTAGTGAGGGTCTCCATAGAGGTTACAACGACCTGGGGGACAGGGGGAATAAGAGTAGAGGGGCATAAGAGTAGAGGGGGAATAAGCGAGGAACTGACTTATAGTAAGTGCATTCCCATAAGGGAGACAAAACTACGACATAAAAAGAGCAGACTTTGCAGGAAGTAAAACCCTCTTCAAAAACAAGATCCACGGATAGACAAACTCTAGCACTTCACACAAAGgaacagacaggcagccagactCACAATTACACTTCCAGTAGTCACAGCATCCGTCTGAGACACTGACCATCTGTCCCCTGGGGCACATGGTGGGGCGAACTGGATTCGGACAGGTGACCGAAGTCATCTCTATCTTCCCACCCGTACAAATCTTATTGAAGCAGTCTTCTGTCCACTTCTCTCCACACACCCACATCTTGTTCCTCTTCAGGTCTCTACACTCACAAACTGGAAACAAGGTGAAGATTTGACTTAAACATAGTGGAACAATTTCAACATCTATTTGTAAGGTCAGCATTAGTGTCGATTTTAGAGATAAACCTATATCAGCAATCCAAATtggcaaaaatatatttaaatatgtTGGCCTACTTGTACGTGTTGTAGACTCTGTAGATATTGTTGTTGACATTGTTGTTGGACCCGTAGATGTTGTCGATTCAGAGGTAGTGGGAGATGGTGTAGAGGAGGTTGTTTGTTGACTTGTGTACAGGGTTGTAGCTTCAGTCGATGGTCCTTCAGATGTTGCTTTGGTTGTCATTTCAGTAAAATGAGTTGGTTTGGTTGTCATTTCAGTAAAAGAAGTTGGTTCGGTTGTCATTTCAGTAAAAGAAGTTGGTTCGGTTGTCATTTCAGTAAAATGAGTTGGTTTGGTTGTCATTTCAGTAAAAGAAGTTGGTTCGGTTGTCATTTCAGTAAAAGAAGTTGGTTGTCATTTCAGTATGTGATGAAGTTGGTTCGGTTGTAGATGTTGGTTCAACATATTTGGTTGTAGAATATGAGAATGTAGTTGTGGGTTGTGTTGATGCTAATTTAGTTGTAGTTTCAATGTATGCTGTAGTTGCTTCTGCAGTAGTGGTTTGTCCGGCTGTAGTACTCAACGAATCCATAGCTCCTTTACTATGGTGAGTATTTGTAGGTCCTGTAACTATCGTTGGGAATAGTGTGGTTGTATATTCAGGTGGGGTTCTTGTTGTTGTGGGTTGTTTAGGTGAGGTTGTATATTCAGGTGTAGTAGTCAGTATAGTTGTTGTAGCTTCAGGTGTAGTTCTCATTGTAGTTGATTGTGTAGCTGTGGTTGTAGGTTCATATGTAGTTGTAGGTTGTTTGGGTGAGGTTGTATATTCAGGTGTAGTAGTCAGTATAGTTGTTGTAGCTTCAGGTGTAGTTCTCATTGTAGTTGATTGTGTAGCTGTGGTTGTAGGTTGCTTGGGTGTGGTTGTAGCTTCAGGTGTAGTAGTCAGTATAGTTGTTGTAGCTTCAGGTGTAGTTCTCATTGTAGTTGATTGTGTAGCTGTGGTTGTAGGTTCATATGTAGTTGTAGGTTGTTTAGGTGTAGTTCTCATTGTAGTTGATTTCAGCTGTGGTTGtaggttgtttagttgttgtagCTTCAGGTGTAGTTCTCATTGTAGTTGATTGTGTAGCTGTGGTTGTAGGTTGTTTGGGTGTGGTTGTAGCTTCAGGTGTAGTTCTCATTGTAGTTGATTGTGTAGCTTGTTGTAGCTTCAGGTGTAGTTCTCATTGTAGTTGATTGTGTAGCTGTGGTTGTAGGTTCAGGTGTAGTAGTCGGTATAGTTGTTGTAGCTTCAGGTGTAGTTCTCATTGTAGTTGATTGTGTAGCTGTGGTTGTAGGTTGTTTGGGTGTGGTTGTAGCTTCAGGTGTAGTTCTCATTGTAGTTGATTGTGTAGCTGTGGTTGTAGGTTGTTTGGGTGTTGTTGTAGCTTCAGGTGTAGTTCTCATTGTAGTTGATTGTGTAGCTGTGGTTGTAGGTTGTTTGGGTGTGGTTGTAGCTTCAGGTGTAGTTCTCATTGTAGTTGATTGTGTAGCTGTGGTTGTAGGTTGTGTAGCTGTGGTTGTAGGTTCAGGTGTAGTTCTCATTGTAGTTGATTGTGTAGCTGTGGTTGTAGGTTGTTTGGGTGTGGTTGTAGCTTCAGGTGTAGTTCTCATTGTAGTTGATTGTGTAGCCGTGGTTGTAGGTTCAGGTGTAGTAGTCACTATAGTTGTTGTAGGTTCAGGTGTAGTTCTCATTGTAGTTGGTTGTGTAGCTGTGGTTGTAGGTTGTGTAGCTGTGGTTGTAGGTTCAGGTGTAGTTCTCATTGTAGTTGGTTGTGTAGCTGTGGTTGTAGGTTGTGTAGCTGTGGTTGTAGGTTCAGGTGTAGTAGTAGGTTGTGTAGCTGTGGTTGTAGGTTCAGGTGTGGTGGTAGGTTGTGTAGCTGTGGTTGTAGGTTCAGGACCTAAAGAGGTAAATCACATAAATAGATGTGTTAATAccacatttgttttatttcacctttatttaaccaggtcggccagttgagaacaagttctcatttacaactgcgacctgcaTTCCTGATAATATAATACTTGAATACAAGTCCGTCACAATTGTGATCAAAGTCTTAACTGATTTACAAATGTGTTCATGTCGTCATAACTCATATCCACTTACCACAGTTAATGCGTCCCTGTTCACAAGTGCTgtagacagagaacacaggaaaAGATCAGTTACCATTCTCCTGTATGTtacatttattttccctttctcATTTCCTCACATAGGCCTACATGCACTGGTATACTGTAAATTGGTGCTCACCATTTCTCAGTGGGCTTCCTGATAACTGTACCAGGTTCAACAGTAGTCTCGTTGGAATAACAGGTGCAGTTGTCCAAAGTGGAGCAACTCCTTCTGTTCTCATCATAGTATGGAGCCTCTGCCGGGCATCTCGGGTAGCAGCCTGCACACAGGCGTTAAGTTAGCGTTAAGGTCAACATCACTGTGAGGAGTAGATTCATCTCTCATGACAGATATAAACATACATGTAAACTTAAACGGGATTATCTATTAGTGTACACAAGATTTGGTTCTGGGATCATAGCCTGGTGACAAGTCGGTTTGACAGCAGATCCAGGACCATGTTAGATGGATCAACCATTTCCATTAATTGAGTCAGTTCAGTTACCTTCCAGTTTGCCAGTGAAGAGGTTGTTCTTGCCACAGGTCTTGATCTGTCCACAGGGATCGTAGTGCCAGCTACTGTGGCCCTGCTCATTGTAGTAGTCGCAGTATACCGCTGTATGGGTAGGTAAGGGAATAGTtcatttaaacactgtttcaataacacatacatatacagttgaagtcggatgtttacatacaccttagccaactacatttaaactcagtttttccacaattcctgacatttaatcctcgtaaaaactGGCTGTCTTAGGTCATTtggaatcaccactttattttaagaatgtgaaatgtcaaaataatagtagagagaaggattgatttcagcttttatttatttcatcacattctctgtgggtcagaagtttacatacactcaattagtatttggtagcattgcctttaaattgtttaacatgggtcaaatgttttgggttgacttccacaagcttcccacaataagttgggtgaattttggcccattcctcctgacagagctggtgtaactgagtcaggtttgtaggcctccttgctcgcagatgattgttcagttctgcccacaaattttctatgggattgaggtcagggctttgtgatggccactccaataccttaactttgttgcccttaagcaattttgccacaactttggaagtatgcttggggtcattgtccatttggaaaatccatttgcgaccaactgCCTGACTGATGTCtcgaaatgttgcttcaatatatctacatgattttcctccctcatgatgccatctattttgtgaagtgcacaagtccctcctgcagcaaagcacctccacaacatgatgcggaCACCCCCTTACTCCACGGTTGGCTTGCatgcctccccctctttcctccaaacataacggtggtcattatggccaaacagttttatttttgtttcatcagaccagaggacatttctccaaaaagtacgatctttgtccccatgtgcagctgcaaaccgtagtctggctttttttatggctgttttggagaagtagcttcttccttgctgagcggactttcaggttgtgtcgatataggacttggtttgctgtggatatagatacttttgtacctgtttcctccagcatcttcacaaggtcctttcctGGGTTTgggtttgatttgcacttttcacaccaaagtacgttcatctctaggagacagaacgcgtctccttcctgagcggtatgacggcggtatgacggctgcgtggtcccatggtgtttatacttgcttactattgtttgtacagatgaacgtggtaccttcaggcatttggaaattgctcccaaggatgaaccagtcttgtggaggtctacattttctttctgaggtcttggctgatttcttttgatgttcccatgatgtcaagcaaagaggcactgagtttgaaggtaggccttgaaatacatccacaggtacacctccaattgactcaaatgatgtcaattaggctatcagaagcttgcaaagccatgacataattttatggaattttccaagctgtttaaaggcccagtcaacttagcgtctataaacttctgacccactggaattgtgattcagtgaattataagtgaaattatctgtctgtaaacaattgttgggaaaatgttgtgtgtcatgcacaaagtagatgtcctaaccgacttgccaaacctatagtttgttaacaagacatttgaaaaacaagttttaatgactctaacctaagtgtatgtaaacttctgacttccacTGTAAGTAGCATTTCATTGAAAGACTATCCTGGGCAGGCTCATacatactttaaaaaaacaacGATAAAGTGTTAGCATTACTTTTAAATGAAATACTGCATCAGCATTTAATCCTATTTTCATCAGTTGTGTTTACATACGGCACATGTCTGGCGTTCTCCAGCGGACACACACGTCCTGGTCACTGCAGGCCTCAGCGTAGGCCGCCACAGACGTACAGAAACCCAAGAACTTCCCCTCAAACTCACAggagcacgactccaacacacaGGCCTGGTAGTAGGGCTCTGGGTCCACCTGGAGAACAAAGCAGAACATCTTAACAGAATGTCTCCTGAAATGTGTTACATAATTATATAATACAtgcaatttagcagatgcttttaggAGTACCTAAACATTTATAATATCTTGTACGGGTGtttgtgggaatcaaacccactctCCTGGCATTGAAAGCACCATaatctaccaactgagcaacaaAGGACCCACATGTTTGGGGTGAACTATCTCTTTAAGCCTACCTTTAAGTGGAGGTGTGTGATGTTTGGGGTAAACTAACCTTTTATAAGCGTACCTCTTTGGCAGTCCTTAATTAAAGGTGTTTAACATTTGGGGTGAACTGTCCTTTTAAGCGAACTTTACCTTCAAGTGGCAGTCCTTAAAGGTGTCTCCCCTGAGGATCATACAGCGTCTCTCGGCCCAGGCGGAGCAGTAAGAGTGGCGCTGGCACGGAAACACCTCATTGGTCACGTCAGAGCAGGGGGGTGTGGCCGTCTTCCAGCTGTTGCCGAACGCGAGGGGGCTGGACACCACCGATGACCCACTTATCTGCAGGTCGTTCATCTCGTTGGAATCGAAGTTCCCGCAAAGTCCACACACTCGGTTCTGTGAATGTACAGCTGATTAATTAGGTAATTAACTTAATTAATAATAATCCAATTCATTTATGAGTTACTAACTTAGGCAAGACAGTTGTGCTAACTTAAACATAGCTTAATACTAAACAGTACTTAGTAGCTGTGAAATTATATTTCAGCAGTTGCAATGATCAACGAGCAATAGGGAAATCTTGCAGGTTGCATCTTTAACGTCTCGATAGAGAGAACTCACCCTCCAACGGTCGTCCAGTATGACGGTAAGTTGGGTGTGTTTGTCCCAGATGAGGGTTAGTCCTCTAGAAGGCACTGAGATCATGATGTAGAGGCCCACAGTGTGGGTGGAGTACAGAGGCTCCGCCTCCAGAGAAGCCCATCCCCCCTTGGGGCCGTCTCGTCACCTTCATTTCATTCAGAGTCAGAGTGACATTACCCTGAGAGAAAAGACAAACACCTCATTAAGGAAGTTAATAACGCTCCATACTACAGTCCTATTACCACAGGTATTCAGTAGAAAATTACTCGCCAAAAAAAAAAAGTCCTTTTCATGCAAACATTCTGATACGTATTTTCATTATTCAATACAATTAGTATTTACCTGGTGATCCCAAGTGGTGTTTAGTCCTACTTAACAAAACACATTCCAAACAAACTGAGGGGTAGTTCTATTTAATAATAATGGACTTCAAAAGCACGGcgtgacagaggagagaagtgagCTAAGTGTATTACCAGCAGGTCTAACACGATGGTCCGGGAACAGGTCAGAGCCTCGTCACAGCACGGGACACTCTCCACTTTGACAGAAAACGACCCAGCTTCCCTACCACAGCCATCCTATGAGAGAAGGAAGAAAACAGCAGAATTGTAGATGGTTTTTTTTAAGAAGCAGTACCATTAATTTCACAGCAgtatagaaaataaaataaaataaatatctcTAACAAAATGAAGAACAATGCTTGATAACCCAATGAAAAGGTGATATCAGATTGGCTTCTGTGACTCACCTCCACTAATGTGTACTGACAGTTCCCATCGTAGCGGTACCATTTAGAGTCAAAGGTTTGATAGTGTCCGTTTCCATACACCAGGCATGTACCAGGGCATGGTTCATCTACACAGCTCCACTGGGCATGGCGGCAGGTGCTGGAAGTGGATGGAGACAAACTTTTAGGGTGGTGATTCTGAACTTCCACTTCAGTATAATTTTTTGCTTAGTCAGGTATTGATGTAAATTTAAAttggacctttatttaaccaggcaagtcagttaagaacaaattcttatttcaatgacgacctaggaacagtggggtcaactgccttgttcaggggtagaaagacagatttgtaccttgtcagctcggggatttgatcttgcaacctttcggttactagtccaacactctaaccactaggctacatgaaACATCAACTTAAGTAGAGGTTAGGATTCAAATGATGGATTACATTTCAGACAGTAAGTATAAAACACTATCTTTTTGCTTCAGCTCAGAATCAGACAAACACTTCCTGATGTTCGTTAGATATAATACACCACGTGGTGTGTTCGTTGGTTTGTTTGTCTTTAAAAATGGACAAATCCCCAAGTCGTACTGTGATACATTCACTTATGTATGTATCTGTAATTGATACACACTTCAGAAGTAGCAAGGCAACAGTTGTGGCTCACTCACCATGTTCTACAGTTGGTCTTGACACTCTGTCCTGCTTTGAACACTTTGCCGCTGTACTGACAGGTGCAGTGgtccacagtcacacacacacccctatggTCTTCCAACTGGCCCCCTGGACAGTAACAGCCACTTGTACAATTCTGAACAGCACTCTGGGAACAACAAAGATGAGTGTCTCATTACAATTCAATGCTAATTGAATCAATGAACAGTTTTCAGTTCTACTTTTTGGGCTAGCATGAAATATTcactttttattacattttttatgttAACTCTAATTCTGTGAACTTACTGTTGGTTTGCTCAGACTGGCACATGTTTTTTGAGCTGTATCTATGGCAAATTGTGAGCAATGCACACAAACCTTCCCCTGGGTGCAACCTGAAACAGACAGTAGCATACAGTATTACATTTGAAGGCAAAAATATGTAATAACATAGAAT is from Oncorhynchus gorbuscha isolate QuinsamMale2020 ecotype Even-year linkage group LG14, OgorEven_v1.0, whole genome shotgun sequence and encodes:
- the LOC123994716 gene encoding LOW QUALITY PROTEIN: mucin-19-like (The sequence of the model RefSeq protein was modified relative to this genomic sequence to represent the inferred CDS: deleted 2 bases in 2 codons); amino-acid sequence: MVPPGWTLVAVLLSLVSVLGPVGSVSTSDIHQNVCKTFGSGVVQMFNGTVFYVHSTCPFTLTRFTHNRVDCDITVRRGENGLLEYVEINVNKIQTRILYNGTIFVEQRMVSLPYDHTYQHVFQYGTNTKLRSTVLPLSVIWSSVGVGIDSLWVKLEQKLVPGMTGLCGRPDIPDDRQQLIAKSVHSEAGCQTVDSLRTKSTVCQTFLSNYVECLQANTSKYIILCQENIYGYEKELYVGCAFYKEIGHRCQTSHAWRTLTKCPEFSCPGELHFEEQGDAFVPTCSNPAPRTNNQDITSTCVCPQGQVLNDRAEGHYCVSESACPCVYAGRNYAPREERRTKCQTCMCYNGKWICSQNSCPSRCVIEGQFVTTFDGKQYTLPGKCTYMASKGFNWTISIHFSETTSSIQNVFLQIYQHTYRFSHNSVQFEKEEIQELHQSDNAMVFWQSSMYVQVLTSFGMKMQVQTSPDLQLYITLPQSEVGEPEGLCGNYNTDTTDDFTTSSGIVENAAEPFALSWSVGDCPVNIPKVCINTDNEIFADEKCHTLRDPGGIFAKCYDHVPTDNYHKACIQRTCTCGTGLQQCLCVALANYAKACANQGITVGDWRRATNCTVPCENNQRFDYEMQACNSTCLSLSRPDPRCGVEDAPVEGCGCLEGTHLTGDTCTPKAQCPCHHQGGVTPPGPVAIDGRQCKCEDGELLCSEDCGCTQGKVCVHCSQFAIDTAQKTCASLSKPTSAVQNCTSGCYCPGGQLEDHRGVCVTVDHCTCQYSGKVFKAGQSVKTNCRTCTCRHAQWSCVDEPCPGTCLVYGNGHYQTFDSKWYRYDGNCQYTLVEDGCGREAGSFSVKVESVPCCDEALTCSRTIVLDLLGNVTLTLNEMKVTRRPQGGWASLEAEPLYSTHTVGLYIMISVPSRGLTLIWDKHTQLTVILDDRWRNRVCGLCGNFDSNEMNDLQISGSSVVSSPLAFGNSWKTATPPCSDVTNEVFPCQRHSYCSAWAERRCMILRGDTFKDCHLKVDPEPYYQACVLESCSCEFEGKFLGFCTSVAAYAEACSDQDVCVRWRTPDMCPVYCDYYNEQGHSSWHYDPCGQIKTCGKNNLFTGKLEGCYPRCPAEAPYYDENRRSCSTLDNCTCYSNETTVEPGTVIRKPTEKCTCEQGRINCGPEPTTTATQPTTTPEPTTTATQPTTTPEPTTTATQPTTTATQPTTMRTTPEPTTTATQPTTTATQPTTMRTTPEPTTTIVTTTPEPTTTATQSTTMRTTPEATTTPKQPTTTATQSTTMRTTPEPTTTATQPTTTATQSTTMRTTPEATTTPKQPTTTATQSTTMRTTPEATTTPKQPTTTATQSTTMRTTPEATTTPKQPTTTATQSTTMRTTPEATTTIPTTTPEPTTTATQSTTMRTTPEATTTILTTTPEATTTPKQPTTTATQSTTMRTTPEATTTILTTTPEYTTSPKQPTTTYEPTTTATQSTTMRTTPEATTTILTTTPEYTTSPKQPTTTRTPPEYTTTLFPTIVTGPTNTHHSKGAMDSLSTTAGQTTTAEATTAYIETTTKLASTQPTTTFSYSTTKYVEPTSTTEPTSSHTEMTTNFFYEMTTEPTSFTEMTTKPTHFTEMTTEPTSFTEMTTEPTSFTEMTTKPTHFTEMTTKATSEGPSTEATTLYTSQQTTSSTPSPTTSESTTSTGPTTMSTTISTESTTRTICECRDLKRNKMWVCGEKWTEDCFNKICTGGKIEMTSVTCPNPVRPTMCPRGQMVSVSDGCCDYWKCNCRCNLYGDPHYISFQGVTFDFLDNCTYILVKEKTLRHHLTVSVDNYFCIPELDGSCAKGIILQYRNNTATVSIVPDEYRVKSTLNQKNVEPPYEENGIRFETTGYMVSVYIPEIRSHISLTPSNTVTVTLAMEHFLNNTQGQCGVCGGSSCVRRSGETEADSCCDKTAYDWIYEDPLKPECSAAPRDIPCQSTNNTTSCPGSPLCDLLHHPVFADCSRRVDLSQLEKNCRFDSCGRNDTACSPLEQAAEECKKAGICVNWRQLTNGTCAIGCPTGMAYRECQGQLDDYCHGGVRVQGRVQEEVKAGCFCLRGQFRAEEHKTICVSECPYCKGPLGEHKQLGETWQSNCQVCTCSNQTKTEECQPNPSPPPPPLCSQNSVLVTGCCGKQTCVEKTCNYNGRTYKVGDRWTDLALPCESYSCTREGTQTVRRVCPHQNCSEEDRVWDEQHCCYTCNQTCATRVSSVNITVDNCTATLQLPMCQGQCGTETRWIVARSVLQLEQKCECCRVRSYERKSMNLTCTGGSVMPHLYARVTSCECQKCSTLQ